In Streptomyces paludis, the genomic stretch GCGTGCCGGAGCAGGAAGGCGGCGTCCTCGCGGGTGTAGATGTCGTTGGTGACGACGGCGAGCGAGAGCCGGTCGCGCAGGGCGCGGCAGAGCGCGGCGACGGTCGCGGTCTTGCCGGAGCCGACGGGTCCGCCGAGCCCGACGCGCAGGGCGCGCCGCCGGCCGTCGGGGCGTACGGCGTCGGCGCTGACGGCGGCCGGGCCGGGGTGGCTGTGGTCGAGATGCATGGTGCGGCTCCTGGGCTGCTGGGCTCCGGTGGGGGCTGGGGGGTTACGAGGCGAAGAGCCGGACCGGCCAGGCCGCGTGCGCCTCGGCGGCGATGTCGAGCAGCGGCGCGGAGGCGGCGGGCAGCGCGTCGGTGCCCTCGTACGCGGCCCGCCCGGCCGCTTCGGTGGCGCGGGCGGCGGTCTCGTCCAGCTCGGGGGCGAGCCGGGCGAGTACGGCGGTGGCCTCGAAGGGGTCGAGACCGAGCAGCCGTACGGTGGCGGTGGCCGGGCCGCTGACCGTCTCGTACAGCGCGCAGTACGCCGCGTCCCGGGGCGCGAGCCCGGCGGCGCGGGCGGTGAGGCCGAGGACCACCGGCTGGTGGGCGCCGCGCGGCCGGGCGGCGGCGAGGGCGGTCAGCTCGGCGCTCGGCCAGGTGGCCCGGGCGGCCCGCATCAGCTGGCGGCCGAGCTTGCGCGCGGTGGCGCGGAGGGCGGGCGACGGCGTACGGGCGTCGGCCGCCTCGTCGAGGACGAGCGGGTCGAGCCCGCCGGCCGCCGCGGCGGCGAGCGCCGCCGCGGTGAGGCCGGTGGTGTGCAGCCGGCCCCGGCAGAAGGCCGCGAGGCCGGCGGCGTCCCGGATCCGGCCCGCCTTGACGGCGGGTTCGGCGCCGCCCGAGTGGGCGTGGCCGCCGGCCGGGAAGCGTCCGTCGGCGAGGACGAGCAGGGCGGCGAGCCCGGCGCCACCGCCGCCGTACGCCGCCCCCACTCCCTTTTCCTGACTGTTCATCAGAAGAGGAAGTACCGCTGGGCCAGCGGGAGTTCGGCGGCGGGCGCGGGCTCGACCGGGTCGCCGTCGATCGTCACCGTGAAGGTGTCGGCGTCGACCTCGACGCGGGGCAGCGCGTCGTTCTCCCGCATGTCCGCCTTGGTGAGCCGCCGGGTGCTGCGGATGGGTACGAACTTCTTGGCGAGGCCGAGGCGTTCGGGCAGCGCGTCCTCGATGGCCGCCTCGGAGACGAAGTTGAGGGATCCGGCGGCGGCGGCCCGGCCGAGCGCGCCGAACATCGGCCGCGGCATGACCGGCTGGGGGGTGGGGATGGAGGCGTTGGCGTCGCCCATCTGCGCATAGGCGATCTGGCCGCCCTTGACGACGAGCAGCGGCTTGACGCCGAAGAACGCCGGGTCCCAGAGCACCAGATCCGCGAGCTTGCCGCTCTCCACGGAGCCGATCTCCCCGTCGAGCCCCTGGGCGACGGCGGGGTTGATGGTGTATTTGGCGATGTAGCGGCGGGCCCGGTGGTTGTCCGCGCGGCCGTCGCCCGGCAGGGCGCCCCGGCGCTTCTTCATCACGTGCGCGGTCTGCCAGGTCCGCATGATGACCTCACCGACCCGCCCCATGGCCTGGGCGTCCGAGGAGATGATCGAGATGGCGCCGAGGTCGTGCAGGATGTCCTCGGCCGCGATGGTGGAGGGCCGGATCCGGGACTCCGCGAAGGCGAGATCCTCGGGCACGGACGGGTTGAGGTGGTGGCACACCATCAGCATGTCGAGGTGTTCCTCGATGGTGTTGACGGTGTGCGGCCGGGTCGGGTTGGTGGAGCTGGGCAGGATGTACGGCTCGGAGACGACCGTGATGATGTCCGGCGCGTGGCCGCCGCCCGCGCCCTCGGTGTGGTACGCGTGCAGGGTGCGCCCGGCGACGGCGGCGAGGGTGTCACCGACGAAACCGGCCTCGTTCAGTGTGTCGGTGTGGATGGCGAGCTGGGCGCCGCTCTCCTCGCAGACCCGCAGACAGGCGTCGATGACGGCGGGAGTGGCGCCCCAGTCCTCATGGATCTTGAACCCGAGTGCGCCGTGGCGGAGTTGGGCGTGCATCGCGTCGCGCGACATCGTGTTGCCCTTGCCGAGCAGCCCGATATTGACGGGGAAGGTCTCCAGCGCCTCGAACATCCGGGCGAGGTGCCAGGAGCCCGGGGTGATGGTGGTGGCCTTCGTGCCCTCCGCCGGTCCGGTGCCCCCGCCGACGAGGGTGGTGACACCGGACGACAGGGCCTGGTCGACGATGGTCGGCGAGATGAAGTGGACATGGGCGTCGACGGCGCCCGCGGTGAGGATCCGTCCGTTGCCCGCGATGATCTCGGTCTCGGGCCCGATCACCAGGTCGGGATGGACCCCGTCCATGGTGTCGGGGTTGCCGGCCTTGCCGATGCCGGTGATCCGGCCGTCCCTGATCCCGACATCGGCCTTGACGATGCCCCAGTGGTCGATGATCACGGCGCCGGTGATCACGGTGTCGGGCGCGCCCTCGGCGCGGGTCGTACGGGACTGTCCCATCGACTCGCGGATCACCTTGCCGCCGCCGAACACCGCCTCGTCCCCGGCGAGTCCGGGGCCGCCGGAGCGGTCCTCCTCGATCTCGACGAGCAGGGCGGTGTCCGCGAGCCGGATCCGGTCACCGGTGGTGGGGCCGAAGAGATCGGCGTACCGCGCGCGGGAGAGCGTCAGCGGCGCGGCCGGGAAGCCTTCGGTCGGTTCAGTCATCGAGGGGACCTCCGGTCTCTCCGCGCAGACCCGGCACGACCCGCGCTCCGGCCAGCGGGACAAGGGCGACGGCGACGGGGACGCCCGGCTCGAACCGTACGGACGTACCGGCCGCGATGTGCAGCCGCTTGCCGCGGGCGGCGGCGCGGTCGAACTCCAGACCGGGGTTGGTCTCGGCGAAGTGGTAGTGCGAGCCGACCTGGACGGGCCGGTCGGCGGTGTTGAGCACGGTCAGCGAGGTGACCTCGCGGCCCTCGTTGAGGACGACCGGCTCCTCGGCGTACAGGATCTCTCCGGGAATCATCGGCGCGCGCTCCCCCGTCAGACGATCGGATCGTGGACGGTGACGAGCTTGGTGCCGTCCGGGAAGGTGGCCTCCACCTGCACGTCGTGGATCATCTCGGGGATGCCCTCCATGACGTCGTCACGGCCGAGCACCGCACGCCCCGACACCATGAGTTCGGCGACCGTACGGCCGTCCCTGGCGCCTTCGAGCAGATGCGCGGTGATCAGGGCGACGGCCTCGGGGTGGTTGAGCCGCAGCCCACGCGCCCGGCGCCGGGCGGCCACGTCCGCGGCCACATGGATGAGCAGACGTTCCCGCTCGTGCGGTGTCAGTTGCACGCTTCCACCTCATCGTCCTCCGGATCGGCTCCGGCCCGGTGACGATCCGGGCGCGGCGCGAGCCTAGCCCCATTCAACAGAATGTTGAACAGCGTGGGCGTCGCACGCGTCGCACGTTAGGACGGAAGTTTTTCCAGCACGTTAACTGCCCGCGCGGCCGCCGCCCGGCGTCGGCATGCGCCGGGAACCGGGGTGACGACGGCCGCGCCCGGCCCCTCTCCGCCCGTACGGCGGCAGGTGCGGGCCGCTCTCGTATACGGCGGCGTACGCACGCATACGCGAGGTCATACGCCGGGAAGTCATACGTCGGGCGCGTGCTCGGCCGCGATGCCGAAGCGCCGCCGCTCGCCCGCGCCCCCGGCCGAGGACGGCGCCGAGCCGAGCGCCGAGACGGAGCTGATCACCTGCTCCTCCTCCGGCGCCGTGTCCGCCCCCGCCTCCAGCCGCTCCAGGTCGGCGGCGGAGACCAGCGCGACGAGCGGCTTGCCGTGCCGGGTCACGACGACGCGCTCGCCGCCGTAGACGACGCGATTGATCAGATCGGCTAGCTCTGCCCGGGCTTGCGTCACCGGAATCTCGTAGGCCATGCCCCCAGCCTATTCGGCGCCGTTTCCGCGCCACAGAAAAAGGGCCGGGTGGCCGGAAACAGTCCCTCGCCTCGCCGCGACCCGCACTCCCCGGCCGGCTTCCCGCTATAACGTTCTGTACGTCCTGTACATTTTTACCGGACGGCCGCGCACGAGGAGAGGTCTGCCATGAACCGCCCTTCCGCCCGCCATGTCCTGCCCGAGTTCACCGAGCGGACCACCAACGGGAGCCGGACCCTCGATCCGTACTCCAAGCTCTTCGAGGACCGGATCATCTTTCTCGGCACCCCCGTCGACGAGACCGCGGCCAACGACGTGATCGCCCAGTTCGTCCATCTCGAATACGACGCGCCCGACCGCGACATCCGCGTCTACATCAACTCGCCCGGCGGTTCGATCAGCGCCCTGACCGCGATCTACGACACCATGCAGCTCGTCCGCTGCGAAGTGGAGACGACCTGTCTAGGCCAGGCCGCCTCGACCGCCGCCGTTCTGCTGGCCGCCGGGACGCCGGGCAAGCGGATGGCGCTGCCGGGGGCCCGGTTCGTCCTCCAGCAGCCGGCCACCGAGGAGACGGTCATGGGCCAGCCGTCCGATCTGGCGATCCACGCCGAGGAGTTGCTGCGGCAGCGGGAGCTGCTCGCGTCGATGCTCGTCCGGCACACCGGACAGAGCCCGGAGACGATCGCCGCGAGCATCGACCGCGACACGGTCTTCGACGCTCCCGCGGCGAAAGCGTTCGGACTGATCGATCACGTGATCGAGAGCCGGAAGACCTCGGCGCTCCGGAGCCGATGAACGGGCCAACGTATCCCCGGTCGCAACGGATGTGAGGGGGCGTGAGGCGTTCCCGTACGGACGCGTCCGTACGGGAACGCCTCACCCGTTCAGGGGACGAACCCGCTGGACACAGCCGGGGAGTCGAGTTGCGCAGGGCGCCCGGAGGCGTATGACGCGGCCTCATTTCCCCGCAGGTGCCGACCTCATCGGCGCCCCCGGCTCCGATACGAAAAACCCCTTTGCCACCCCTTTGGGTCAGCCGTGAGGAAGTTCACATATCGTCGTTTCAGCTCGGAAATCCGCTCCTCCTTGGGTCAAGATCCCTGGGACGACAAGCCCCCGCCACCCCCGGCGGGGCGATCCGGGCGGACGCCGAGTCCTGCCGCCGTTCCGGATGTCTGAGTCGACAGGAGTGGATCGGCAGGAGTGGAGGACCCAAGCAGTACGGGACGACGCACGTCGTGGTCGTCCCTTGGGGTGAAGCCGTGGGATCTGTCTCGACAGGGCTCCGCGGCCGGGCAACTTCGCCAGCCCGAACCCGACAGGTCATCCTTCACAGGCGGCTGACGAAGGGTTGCGCATGACTGCGCAGACATATGTCCCGTCCTTGCTTTCCCGGACCGGTGCCGTTTCGGTCCTCACGCTCGCCGCGGTCGGCGGCTCGGTGCTCGCACCGGGCGCCGCGCCCGAGGCCCAGGCGGCCACCCACGCCGTCAAGGCGCTGAAGGTCGCCGCGTCGAAGAAGGGCGCACCGTACAAGTACGGAGCCACCGGACCGTCCCGGTTCGACTGCTCCGGGCTGACGGTCTACTCGTTCAAGAAGGCCGGCAAGAAGCTCCCGCGCACCGCGCAGCAGCAGTACAACAAGACGTCGCACATCTCCTCCGCCAAGCGGCGCAAGGGTGATCTCGTGTTCTTCCACTCGGGGAGCAACGTCTACCACGTGGGCATCTACGCGGGTTCCGGCAAGATCTGGCACTCGCCGAAGACCGGAGCGGTGGTACGGCTGGAGAAGATCTGGTCCAAGAGCGTCTGGTACGGACGCGTGGGCTGAGCGGGGCGGTCGAGCGGCGCCGGCCGTTGAGCGGCGCACCCGGTTGAGCGGTGCGAGCGGTTGAGCCGAGGGGCGGGGCCGGCCAGGGCCCGGCCGGTCCCGTCCCTCAGTTCCGGCAGCTCCGGTCGGCCGGTACGGTCCAGGGCAGCGCGATCCAGACGGTCTTGCCCCCCTCCGCCGTCGGGGTGATGGAGAGCCGCCCGCCGCACTCGGCGGTCAGCGAGCGGATGATCACCATGCCCCGGCCGTTGTCCTGCTGCACGGCCGCCGGCAGCCGTTGCGGCCAGCGCGGATGGCTGTCGGTGACCCCGACGCGCAGCCGCTCCTCGCGCTCCAGCCGGACCTCCACGGTGAACGTGGGCGACTGGCCGAAGGTGTGCTGCACGGCGTTGGTCGCCAGTTCCGAGACGATCAGCCGGACCGTGTCGGCGGTCTCCGCTTCGCCGGGCAGCCCCCACCCGGTCAGCAGATCCTCCACATATCTTCGCGCCGTGGGTACCGACGCGGGATCGCTCGGCAGTGTGATGGATGCTTCCTGATGGTCTGCCATGACGATGCCGTCCCTTTCGCACCGGACCGCACTCCGCCACAGAACGGATGACTGCGCGGACGGCCTCGGACTCCGCTTCGCCGCCAGCCTGCCACCGATCGCACCGCGCCACGGCCCGATCCGCAGAGATCTGCATATATCTGTCGCTCAAAGCGGTGAACTCTGCAACGCGAGACCGTATTCGGGCGCGGAAAAGATACCTTCTCCGCCGTCGCGCACCGGTGCGCGGAAAACGGACGGCGAGAGGATTCGGCCATGCGGCATATTCCACTGGTACGGCGGCGCAAGCTCGGCGAGGAATTGCGGCGGCTGCGCCGGGAGGCGGGGCTGACGAGCGGGGAGACCGCGCGGCTGCTCGGCTGGCACCAGTCGAAGGTGAGCCGGATCGAGACCGGCGTCAGCGGTGTGAAGGCCGGGGATCTGACCGTGCTCTTCGACGCGCTGGGGCTGGGCGATCCCCATCTGCGCTCGCTGCTCAGCTCCCTGGCGGAGCGGACCGGCGGCGGACCCGGCTGGTGGGAGGCGTACGGCGGCGCGATCCCGACGGGATACCGGGACTTCATCAGCCTGGAGTCCCAGGCGAGCACCGCGCACACCCTGGAGACCTCGGTGGTGCCGGGGCTGCTCCAGACGCCCGGCTACGCCCGCGCGGTGACCCGGGCGGCGCTGGACGGGCTGCCGGCGTCGACCGTGGACGCCCTGGTCGAGGTGCGGCTCGCCCGTCAGGCCGTCCTGCGGTCCGCGACACCGCTGCGGCTGCACGCCGTACTCGACGAGGCGGTGCTCCGGCGGCAGGTGGGCGGGCCCGAGGTGATGAGAGAGCAGTTACGACGGCTGGCGGAGCTGGCCCGGCTTCCCCATGTGTGCCTCCAGGTGCTGCCGTTCACTGTCGGCGGCTATGTCGGACTCGCCGGGCCTTTCGTTATTTTCACTTTTCCGAACATCGCTGATCTGGATTTGGTCGTTCTCGACCATTTGACGAATAGCCTCTTTCTGGAGCGGAAAGAAGACCTGGAGGCATACCGCGCCGCGTTCACGACCATGCGCGGACATGCCCTCTCGACAGCGGATTCACTCGATCTCATCGCCGGAATCGGTGCCGGAATCGGCACCGTCCCGTAGGGAGGCAGGACACATCATGGACCGCTCCGCATGGCGGCGCAGCAGCTACAGCACGGGGGCCAACAACTGTGTGGAGTACGCCCGCACCGGGCCGGGCCGGCTCGCCGTGCGCGACTCCAAGGAGGTGCGACGGCCGTCGCTGCCCTTCTCCTCAGGGGCGTGGACGGCCTTCCTGTCGGCCCTGCGCGAGCGCGAGCGCGCTCACTGATCCGGCTCCGGGGCCGCCGCCACGACCGTACGGACCGCCGCGCCGATCTGCCGCTCCGTCAGGTCGGCCCGCGCGGTCAGCCTGATCCGGGACACCCCGTCCGGCACCGAGGGCGGCCGGAAACACCCCACGGCGAGCCCCGCCGTACGGCAGTCGGCCGCCCAGCGTACGGCCGCCTCCGGCGACGGTGCCCGTACGGAGACGACGGCGGCGTCGGGCCGTACGGCGGTCAGGCCCGCGCCGGTCAGCCGCCGGTGCAGCTCGCCCGCGACCTCGCGCGCCCGGTCCGCCCTGGCCGGTTCCCGGCGCAGCAGCCGCAGCGCGGCCAGGGCGCCGCCCACGGCGGCCGGCGCGAGACCGGTGTCGAAGATGAACGTCCGGGCGGCGTTGACGAGATGGTCGATGACCCGGGCCGGGCCGAGGATCGCGCCACCCTGGCTGCCCAGGGACTTGGAGAGCGTGAGGGTGGCCACGACTCCGGCCGCGCCCGCCAGGCCCGCCGCCGCCAGGGTGCCCCGGCCGCCCTCGCCGAGCACGCCCAGCCCGTGCGCGTCGTCGGCGAGCAGCGCCGCGCCGTGCGCGCGGCAGACGGCGGCCAGCTCCGTCAGCGGCGCCGCGTCGCCGTCCACGGAGAACACGGCGTCGCTGACCACCAGCGTCCGGCGCCCCGGGTGCGGGGCGAGCGTCTTGGCGACGGCGTCGGGCGCCGCGTGCGGGACGACGACGGTCTCGGCGCGGGAGAGCCGGCAGCCGTCGACGATCGAGGCGTGGTTGCCCGCGTCGGACAGGAGCAGCCCGTCGCGGGCGGTGAGCGCGGTGAGCGCGGCCAGATTGGCGGCGTATCCGGAGGACAGGACGAGCGCCGACTCGAAGCCGCAGAATTCGGCCAGTTCGCGCTCCAGTTCGGCGTGGAGGGTGGTGCTGCCCGTGACCAGCCGGGAGCCGGTGGCGCCCGCGCCCCAGCGGAGGGCGGCGTCCGCCGCCGCGCCGGTCACCTCGGGGTGGCGGGCCAGGCCCAGATAGTCGTTGCTCGCCAGGTCCAGCAGGTCCTGCTCCGCCGGACGCGGCCGGAGCGTACGGACCAGTCCCGCCCGGGCGCGGTGGCGTGCCTCGTCGTCGGTCCAGTCGAACGGATCCTGCTGCTTCACGGTGCGGGCCTCCGGTGAGCGGTACGGCGGCCTTTTGTAGGCAGCGCACAGACTTTAACCATGGGCTGACCTGGGCAGGGTGTGGTGATGCACACACGTCGATCCGGCGGTGTTGTCGGGATCCTCCTTTCCCCGGGGGTCCCCGGTGGGCAAGGATCTGCACCATGGACCTTCTGAACACACTGGTGGAGAAGGGTCTGCGCCGCGAGCTGCCGACCCGCGAAGAAGCGCTCGCCGTACTGGCGACCTCCGACGACGATCTGCTCGACGTGGTGGCCGCGGCCGGGAAGGTGCGGCGGCAGTGGTTCGGGCGGCGGGTGAAGCTCAACTATCTGGTCAATCTGAAGTCCGGGCTCTGCCCCGAGGACTGCTCGTACTGCTCGCAGCGGCTCGGCTCCAAGGCCGAGATCCTGAAGTACACCTGGCTGAAGCCCGACGAGGCGACGAAGGTCGCGGCGGCCGGGGTGGCGGGCGGGGCGAAGCGGGTGTGTCTGGTCGCGAGCGGCCGGGGTCCGACCGACCGGGACATCGACCGGGTCTCGCGGACCATCGAGGCGATCAAGGAGCAGAACGAGGAGGTAGAGGTCTGCGCCTGCCTCGGACTGCTCTCCGGCGGCCAGGCGGAACGGCTGCGGGCGGCGGGGGCCGACGCGTACAACCACAACCTGAACACGTCCGAGGGGACGTACGGCGACATCACGACGACCCACACCTACGCGGACCGGGTCGAGACCGTACGGCTGGCCAGGGAGGGCGGGCTGTCCCCGTGCTCGGGTCTGATCGCCGGGATGGGGGAGAGCGACGAGGACCTGGTCGATGTGCTCTTCGCCCTGCGGGAGCTGGACCCCGACTCGGTGCCGGTCAACTTCCTGATCCCGATGGAGGGGACGCCGCTCGCCGCCGAGTGGAATCTGACCCCGCAGCGCTGCCTGCGCATCCTGGCGATGGCGCGGTTCGTCTGCCCGGATGTGGAGGTCCGGCTCGCGGGCGGGCGCGAGGTGCATCTGCGCTCGTTGCAGCCGCTCGCGCTGCATCTGGTCAACTCCATCTTCCTGGGCGACTATCTGACCAGTGAGGGCCAGGCGGGCCAGGCGGATCTGGACATGATCGCGGACGCCGGTTTCGAGGTGGAGGGCGCGGGTACGCCGACGCTTCCGGAGCATCGCGCGGGCGGCTGCGGGTCGGTGTGCGGCGACGGGGCGGAGTCCGCGTGCGGGTCCGGGGCCGGGGCCGAGTCGGAGTCCGTGGCGGCCGGGTCCGTACCGGCCGAGAGCGCCGCTGCCGGTGCGACCGCCGCTGATGTGCTGGCTTCCCGTCCCGGTCTGGTGTCCGTTCGCCGCCGGGGTGCGGGCACCGAGCTGGCGCCCAATGCCTGAGCCGGTCCTCGGCACCGGCGAGCTGCTGGATCTGGACCGGGCGCATGTGTGGCATCCGTACGGTCCGATGCCGGGGCGGGTCGATCCGCTGATCGTGGAGTCCGCGGCCGGGGTACGGCTGCGGCTGGCCGAACCCGCCCACGGGCAGGACGAGCTGGTCGACGGCATGGCGTCGTGGTGGTCGGCGATCCACGGCTACCGCCACCCGGTGCTCGACGAGGCGGCGCGCGGCCAGCTGGACCGGATGAGCCATGTGATGTTCGGCGGGCTCACCCACGAGCCCGCCGTACGGCTCGCCGCCCGGCTCGTCGAGATCACCCCGGAGCCTCTGCGCCATGTCTTTCTCGCCGACTCGGGCTCCGTGTCGGTCGAGGTCGCGGTGAAGATGTGCCTCCAGTACTGGCGTTCGCGCGGCCGGCCGGCCAAGCAGCGGCTGCTCACCTGGCGCGGCGGCTACCACGGTGACACCTGGCAGCCCATGTCGGTGTGCGATCCCGAGGGCGGGATGCACGGTCTGTGGGCGGGGGTGCTGCCGCGCCAGATCTTCGCGGACGCGCCGCCCGCCGCGTACGACGAGACGTACGCGGACGGGCTGCGCGCGCTGATCGCCCGGCACGCGGACGAGCTGGCGGCCGTCATCGTGGAGCCGGTGGTGCAGGGCGCGGGCGGGATGCGGTTCCACTCCCCCGCGTATCTGCGGGTGCTGCGCGAGGCGTGCGACGCGCACGGGGTGCTGCTGGTCTTCGACGAGATCGCCACCGGCTTCGGCCGGACCGGCACGCTCTTCGCCGCCGGGCAGGGCGGGGTCTCGCCCGATGTGATGTGTGTGGGCAAGGCGCTGACCGGCGGATATCTCACCATGGCGGCGACGTTGTGCACGGCGGAGGTGGCCGAGGGCATCTCGCGCGGCGAGGTGCCGGTGCTGGCGCACGGGCCGACGTTCATGGGCAATCCGCTGGCGGCGGCGGTCGCGCTCGCCTCGATCGATCTGCTGCTCGGCCAGGACTGGGCGGCGGAGGTCAAGCGGATCGGCGCGGGGCTCGGGGACGGGCTCGCCGAGGCGGCGGAGCTGCCCGGGGTACGGGAGGTACGGACGCTGGGCGCCATCGGGGTCGTCCAGCTGGACCACGACGTGGACATGGCCGCGGCGACGCGGGCGGCGGTGCGCGAGGGGGTGTGGCTGCGGCCGTTCCGCGACCTCGTGTACACGATGCCGCCCTATGTGACGGGCGACGCGGACGTCGCCAGGATCTGCCGCGCGGTGGTCGCGGCGGCGCGGGAGGGCTGACATGCGGGACGAGCTGAGATGCGGGAAGGGCTGACATGCCGGTGATCATCGTCTCCGGGACCGGTACGGAGATCGGCAAGACCGTCGTCACGGCGGCCGTCGCGGCGGCGGCGCTGGCCGGGGGCCGCAGCGTCGCCGTACTGAAGCCGGCGCAGACCGGGCTCGGCCCGGGTGAGCCGGGCGATGTGGCGGAGGCCGCGCGGCTGGCGGGCGCGGTGACCGCGGTGGAGCTGGCCCGCTATCCGGACCCGCTGGCGCCCGCGACGGCGGCCCGGCGGGCCGGTGCCGCGCCCGTACGCCCGCACGAGATCGCCGAGGCGGCCGAGAAGCTGGCGGCGGAGCACGATGTGGTGCTGGTCGAGGGGGCGGGCGGGCTGCTCGTACGGTTCGACGAGCGCGGCGCCACGCTCGCGGACGCGGCCGTGCTGCTGCGCGCGCCGGTCCTCGTGGTCGCGCCCGCCGGGCTGGGCACGCTCAACGCGACCGCGTTGACGACGGAGGCGCTGCGGGCGCGGGCGCTGACACCGCTCGGTGTGGTCATCGGCAGCTGGCCCGACACCCCGGGCCTGGCGGAACGCTGCAATCTGTCGGACCTGCCGGAGGCGGCGGGCGCGCCCCTGCTGGGCGCCGTACCGACGGGCGCGGGCGCCCTGCCCCCGGCCGAGTTCCGCACCCGCGCCGCCTCCTGGCTGGCCCCGGACCTCTTCGGCACCTGGCCAGGCCCCGAACCGGCCGCCACCGGCCTACCGGCCTGAGAACACCCGCCAACTCCCCGCGCGACCGGGGCCCCGGAGACCGCCATCCGTGATCCGCCGTCCCTGCCGGACGGCGAGCGCGGCATGCCGACCTGCTCGCGGCACCCGTGCCGACGAACCCGGCCCACGCGGCAACGGCCCCTGCCCCGGCCGGGACGGCCCTGACGGGTTACGCGCTCGGCACGGGCGACCAACGCCGGCCCTCCGGCCCGGGCGCGGCCGTATGCCGTGGTGACCGGTACGGGCACGGTCGCCGCCGCGACGGTTCCGGTAGGGGCCGGCCTCCCGGGCGGACAAGCAGGGCGGGGCGGCTTCCCGAAGGAAGCCGCCCCGCCCTGGTCCGAGCCGTACGCCCAGTGCTACGCGCCGCTCGCGTCCAGCATTTCGTCGCGTTCGACGATCTTCACGCGCTCGCGGCCCTGCTCCGCGCCGCGGGCCTGTTCGGCGGCGTCGAGGCGGTGCCAGCCCTCCCAGGTGGTGAAGCGGACGTCGCGCTCGCCGAGGAACGCGTCGACGGCCGCCGGGTCGGGCGACGCGGGGGTCTGGAGGCGGCCGTTCGCGTGGTCGTCCAGCAGGCTGGCGACCGTCTCGTTGGCGTCGCCCTTCGTGTGGCCGATGAGGCCGACGGGACCGCGCCGGATCCAGCCGGTGACGTACATGGACTTGAGGTGCTCGCCGGTCTCCTCGATCACCCGGCCGCCCTGGTCCGGGACCGTGCCGGACTCGACGTCCCAGGGCAGCTTGGGGAGCTTGTCGGAGAGGTAGCCCACGGCGCGGTAGACCGCGGTGAGGTCCCAGTCCTTGAAGGTGCCGGTGCCCTTGACGTTGCCCGTGCCGTCGAGCGCGGTGCGCTCGGTGCGCAGGCCGGTGACGGCGCCGTCCTCGCCGAGGATCTCGGTCGGGG encodes the following:
- a CDS encoding urease accessory protein UreF, coding for MNSQEKGVGAAYGGGGAGLAALLVLADGRFPAGGHAHSGGAEPAVKAGRIRDAAGLAAFCRGRLHTTGLTAAALAAAAAGGLDPLVLDEAADARTPSPALRATARKLGRQLMRAARATWPSAELTALAAARPRGAHQPVVLGLTARAAGLAPRDAAYCALYETVSGPATATVRLLGLDPFEATAVLARLAPELDETAARATEAAGRAAYEGTDALPAASAPLLDIAAEAHAAWPVRLFAS
- a CDS encoding urease subunit alpha — translated: MTEPTEGFPAAPLTLSRARYADLFGPTTGDRIRLADTALLVEIEEDRSGGPGLAGDEAVFGGGKVIRESMGQSRTTRAEGAPDTVITGAVIIDHWGIVKADVGIRDGRITGIGKAGNPDTMDGVHPDLVIGPETEIIAGNGRILTAGAVDAHVHFISPTIVDQALSSGVTTLVGGGTGPAEGTKATTITPGSWHLARMFEALETFPVNIGLLGKGNTMSRDAMHAQLRHGALGFKIHEDWGATPAVIDACLRVCEESGAQLAIHTDTLNEAGFVGDTLAAVAGRTLHAYHTEGAGGGHAPDIITVVSEPYILPSSTNPTRPHTVNTIEEHLDMLMVCHHLNPSVPEDLAFAESRIRPSTIAAEDILHDLGAISIISSDAQAMGRVGEVIMRTWQTAHVMKKRRGALPGDGRADNHRARRYIAKYTINPAVAQGLDGEIGSVESGKLADLVLWDPAFFGVKPLLVVKGGQIAYAQMGDANASIPTPQPVMPRPMFGALGRAAAAGSLNFVSEAAIEDALPERLGLAKKFVPIRSTRRLTKADMRENDALPRVEVDADTFTVTIDGDPVEPAPAAELPLAQRYFLF
- a CDS encoding urease subunit beta; translated protein: MIPGEILYAEEPVVLNEGREVTSLTVLNTADRPVQVGSHYHFAETNPGLEFDRAAARGKRLHIAAGTSVRFEPGVPVAVALVPLAGARVVPGLRGETGGPLDD
- a CDS encoding urease subunit gamma, yielding MQLTPHERERLLIHVAADVAARRRARGLRLNHPEAVALITAHLLEGARDGRTVAELMVSGRAVLGRDDVMEGIPEMIHDVQVEATFPDGTKLVTVHDPIV
- a CDS encoding type II toxin-antitoxin system Phd/YefM family antitoxin; this encodes MAYEIPVTQARAELADLINRVVYGGERVVVTRHGKPLVALVSAADLERLEAGADTAPEEEQVISSVSALGSAPSSAGGAGERRRFGIAAEHAPDV
- a CDS encoding ATP-dependent Clp protease proteolytic subunit → MNRPSARHVLPEFTERTTNGSRTLDPYSKLFEDRIIFLGTPVDETAANDVIAQFVHLEYDAPDRDIRVYINSPGGSISALTAIYDTMQLVRCEVETTCLGQAASTAAVLLAAGTPGKRMALPGARFVLQQPATEETVMGQPSDLAIHAEELLRQRELLASMLVRHTGQSPETIAASIDRDTVFDAPAAKAFGLIDHVIESRKTSALRSR
- a CDS encoding C40 family peptidase; the encoded protein is MTAQTYVPSLLSRTGAVSVLTLAAVGGSVLAPGAAPEAQAATHAVKALKVAASKKGAPYKYGATGPSRFDCSGLTVYSFKKAGKKLPRTAQQQYNKTSHISSAKRRKGDLVFFHSGSNVYHVGIYAGSGKIWHSPKTGAVVRLEKIWSKSVWYGRVG
- a CDS encoding ATP-binding protein: MADHQEASITLPSDPASVPTARRYVEDLLTGWGLPGEAETADTVRLIVSELATNAVQHTFGQSPTFTVEVRLEREERLRVGVTDSHPRWPQRLPAAVQQDNGRGMVIIRSLTAECGGRLSITPTAEGGKTVWIALPWTVPADRSCRN
- a CDS encoding helix-turn-helix domain-containing protein, whose amino-acid sequence is MRHIPLVRRRKLGEELRRLRREAGLTSGETARLLGWHQSKVSRIETGVSGVKAGDLTVLFDALGLGDPHLRSLLSSLAERTGGGPGWWEAYGGAIPTGYRDFISLESQASTAHTLETSVVPGLLQTPGYARAVTRAALDGLPASTVDALVEVRLARQAVLRSATPLRLHAVLDEAVLRRQVGGPEVMREQLRRLAELARLPHVCLQVLPFTVGGYVGLAGPFVIFTFPNIADLDLVVLDHLTNSLFLERKEDLEAYRAAFTTMRGHALSTADSLDLIAGIGAGIGTVP
- a CDS encoding DUF397 domain-containing protein, coding for MDRSAWRRSSYSTGANNCVEYARTGPGRLAVRDSKEVRRPSLPFSSGAWTAFLSALRERERAH
- a CDS encoding 8-amino-7-oxononanoate synthase → MKQQDPFDWTDDEARHRARAGLVRTLRPRPAEQDLLDLASNDYLGLARHPEVTGAAADAALRWGAGATGSRLVTGSTTLHAELERELAEFCGFESALVLSSGYAANLAALTALTARDGLLLSDAGNHASIVDGCRLSRAETVVVPHAAPDAVAKTLAPHPGRRTLVVSDAVFSVDGDAAPLTELAAVCRAHGAALLADDAHGLGVLGEGGRGTLAAAGLAGAAGVVATLTLSKSLGSQGGAILGPARVIDHLVNAARTFIFDTGLAPAAVGGALAALRLLRREPARADRAREVAGELHRRLTGAGLTAVRPDAAVVSVRAPSPEAAVRWAADCRTAGLAVGCFRPPSVPDGVSRIRLTARADLTERQIGAAVRTVVAAAPEPDQ